A region of the Marmota flaviventris isolate mMarFla1 chromosome 3, mMarFla1.hap1, whole genome shotgun sequence genome:
ttgaataaCCTCTtgaaaagccccctgttcctgttgatgggcagaaccacagcctctgggacagaagtcccctgtgtttctcctttgcttgcAAAGcagtaaaacttctttttcctttttcttaaaaaaaaaaaaagaagaaagaaagaaagaaaccatctCTAGTTTGGAAGGTTTTTGTGTCATTAAAGAAATGTCATAGTATCTGTATAACTtgtctataaatctaaaattataaaacattaacatTCTGCTCTCATTTAAGCCGCAGTGTCATTGTGGGCGCAGGTTATATTGCTGTGGAAATAGCTGGGATCCTCTCAGCCCTGGGCTCTAAGACATCATTAATGATACGGCATGATAAGGTAAATCTTAGCCTTTTCCTTCCCATTCcctgtattttccttttcttttttgggtggagggaaggtaccggggattgaactcaggggggcactaaatcactgagccatatcccagccctattttgtattttatttagagacagggtctcactgagttgcttagcccctcacctttgctaaggctgactttgaactcataatcctcctgtctcagcctctgagccgctaggattccaggcatgcgccactgtaccAGGCTGGTTATACTTCTTAACTTGAACAAATGGAGGGACCAGAGGTTTGCTTACAATCCTGGGCAGTGCATACTCCTAAAACTTTCTCTTTGGCTTTGATATATGTCATGTAATTCAACCCCAAGGAGATTTATGTCCTGAAAAGTACTTTTCATAAACATGATTTTGCATGATTGAAATATCCAGTAAattggaaggaagaggaaaggcagagtatttaataaataagtatatttttatagtcTTATCAGTACATTGGTCCATTTGGAAAGTTGGTAAGCACTGAtgacatctccagccctttttattttttttcaaacacgGGCTTGCTAAGTTGTAGAGCCTGGCCTAGAACTTATGGTCCTTTGACATCAGCCTCCTTAGTAattgggattataagcatataTTATTGTGCCGAGCTGactatccattttatttttactctaaaaCAGGAATTAAGTCAAATATAATATAGACACTGGTAGGAGAAGAGAGGATTTATTAAAACTTCACTTCCGTCTCCCAGGATGGCTtgtacctgtgatcccagtgacctgggagtctgagacaggaggtttTCAAATTTGAAGCTAGCTAGCACAACTtagtgtgagaccctgtctcaaaaaataaaagggattgaGGATGTAGCCTGGTGCTAAAGTGCTCTGTGGTTCGGtcaccagtaccaaaacaaaaaccaaaaaaaccctacTCTCAATATGACCATGAATGAAGGAGATAGGGAAAAGGATAATACAGCACTGAAATTTCCCTCCCAAGTTTGTAGCATGTCTTTAATcacgttttgttttgttttgttttccacaaCCCCCATCTCTCTGTTGCCTATATCTGTACACAGGTACTTAGAAATTTTGATTCACTAATCAGTTCCAACTGCACTGAAGAGCTGGAGAACGCTGGCGTGGAGGTCTTGAAGTACTCACAGGTGTGTCCTCAAGGCCCGCTCATAGCCTCTTGTCATCTGTCTCTTGGGAATAACACTTTTTGCTTTTGACCTCACCCATTTAGGTTTCGAATTTTGTTCCTGGTTGTCATGCTTTGTttgcatcaaacccagggccttacacaagtcaaatactctaccactgagctacaccccagccctcaattttaTAAACACGAACTCCTCAGTCAAAATTTATTCTATTCCTAGAGTACTgccaattatttcttttctttcctttttttaagaaaGCTACTTTTCACATTAAGGTGTTAACAAAGCCAAATATGTAAAAGATTAGAAACCTGGCAGTTAGAAGCTTTGATGTTTGTGCCCATATACCTTTTTGCATATCcttactttttatatttacatttgttttccagaaaatagtatgggatttttttttcagtgctaggagTCAAAACTAGGGCCtttcacatgccaggcaagtaccactaagccccattcccagcccttggaatctttttttttttttgtcttcttcataCTACAAGTATATTCCCCGTTCAGTTTGGTGCACTACAAAGAGAGAAAGCAccgaaattgttttcttttgcatcGTAGTGCAAACTAAAatggaacatatttttaatacaagtactttatggtttattttgatcaatttttatgagtttttgatttttaattgctgcttgaagtctttttctttctctcttttttttctttttaagatatatGTGACAGGATAGTGTGGAACCTATTTTTAAGGCCTAACTTTTACAAAAGCCATTACTCCTCAGGGAATTCTTGAATTTCAGCCAATTTTCTTGGAGAATAATcttgtaaaaatgttttttccacCCCCACAACTTCATCCTTTTAACATCAActctattaagtaaaataataaatgagaacATGCTTTGTAAGTATAAATATGCTGAACTAGTAGAAAGGCTTATCATCCAAATCACCTTAGGACCTTCACTAAGCTGCATAGTCAGCCCTCTTTTATCAATGGGTTCTGCATCTGCAGAGTCAACTACttgtggatcaaaaatattttggggaaaacaGTGGCATgtatactgaacatgtacaaactttttctctaaataatacaatctAACACCTGTTTACCTtgtgttttgaattttaagtaaaaCGAAGttgatttaaagtacacaggaggaGGTAtctaggttatatgcaaatactatgccattttatataaaagacttgAACATTCACAGGTTTTATGTCTGTTGAGGTTCCTGGAACCAGTTCCCTACAGGAATGGAGGGGTAGCTGTGTATAAACTCAGCTGTCCTGAGTAGGTTATTCCTTTCCCCCATTCTGATTCCGAATGTCCAGGAGGAAGCATTGACCATGCTTTAGAAAAGTTTCTTGGTGATGCTGCTACATCCTTTCTTTCAAGCCACTGTGCTTAGATTTATGACTTAAAATATTATCACAGATTTGAAGAAGTgcatttaataatttgtttttaagccAAAGCATTACAATGATAACATTAGTTGACATTTCCAGTCATTGACTGGGAGCTTTGGGGCAACACAGGAAACAAGCCTGGCTCCAGGGACTTCTGATGCTGATGGCCTGTGGCTGAAAGTAAATTGTCTTTGTCAACTATAGGTTTcaggtgggattttttttaatgttaaaaattttagggactccctgggttcaatcctcagcacctcatgtaaataaataaataagataaaggtataatttttttaagtttcatctTCATTTGCTTTCCTTCCAACTTCTCCCCTTGCCTTGCCACtcacatttaacattttatttgccAATAGGTCAAGGAAGTTAAAAGGACTTCATCAGGCCTGGAAGTTTCCGTGATTACTGAAGTTCCTGGAAGCAAGCTGACCTTGACCACTATTCCAGATGTTGACTGCCTGCTCTGGGCCATTGGGCGGGACCCAAATTCCAGGGGCTTGAATTTAAACAATCTGGTAAGCTGACTTAGTCTGTCCTGAGCAATCTTGAATCTGTCCCTATCTCACCCATCCAAAACTTGAGTGGGATTCAttggattctttttatttcatatattcagTTTGTCATCAAATCCAATCacttttcctttgaaatattttccctttctagTGCCATCACTTTGGATCAGTCCCTAATTATATTATATCTAGATGGTCCAGTGGTTTCCTGCTGGCTTCCTTCTTGCAGACTTCCTTTTTGCTGTGTGAATATTGAAAGTCCTATACTGATCCCAGATTGTCCCCAGCATCTAATTCAGATAGCTGAGTGTATACCTCATCCTGAACATTGTGTtattcagcaaaggaaacagatgTGAAGCTATCTCTCTCTGGGATCTGCCAGTACTTcacacagagaaaatattcttctcTTAAATTTTGAAGTAAAGTCTAACAGTGATTTGGGGTGTAGTTCCCAGAGTTCAAACCAAATTGGAACCTCACTTCTATCATTTACCAGTTCCATGGCCCTGAACAAGCAATTTAAGATTTCTGTTTCAATTGTTTCACATACaggatggaaataaaaatattactttgtcTCATTGTGTTATAGAGAACAGTAAATGAGAAAGTACCTGCAAAATAATTAGCTTAGCTCCTGACTTATAGTAGCCCCTGACTTATAGTTACCAATGCAGTATATGTTAACCTGTTGTTTCTGATACTTATGATGTTTTTTGTAATGGGCTATCTTATTCAATTGcaataatagaatattttatgttGGAGGTTTATAGTGTTGATGGAGCCTCTGGAGCAGTATGTAACATTTTCATTTATGTGCTAATATTAAATTCTGTTATAatgtggatttctttttcatctctataaAAGGTtatttcttcatcatcatcatcatcatcttcatttttttgatgctagggattgaacccaggggtttgtCTATGCTCAGCACATACCTTACCACAGAACTACACACCTaatcttatttttcagttttttttaaaactttatttagagccagggtctcattgagttgcttagcacctcacttttgctgaggctggctttgaacttgcaatcctctgtctcagtctcccgagccgctgggattaccagccccagccctttttaaatattgtatttagagatagagtcttgctgagtttcttagggcctcgataaatcactgaggctggatttgaacttctgaccctcctgcctcagccttctgagctgctgggattataggcatgcactaccaagccaggtttattttctttttctttttttttttgtaccagggattgaacccaggggtccttaaccactgagccacatccccagtctttatatatatatatatatatatatatttttttttttttttttttttaaatatttatttttttaggtatagatagacacaacacaatacctttatttttatttggtgctaaggatctaacccaggtcccgcccgtgctaggtgagcgctctaccgctgagccacaatcccagcccccttttttttaatattttattagagatagggtctcactgagttgcttagggtctcactaaattgctgaggctgactttgaactcataatcctcctgcctcagcctcccaaattgctgggattacaggtgtgtgccaccgtgcccagctacctatttacaaagaataaaattcccagggagatatttgttttgttttgtttttttcttttagttgttgatggacacaatatcataattttatttattcatttttatgtggtgctgagaattgaacccagtacctcacacatgctcaggaagcgctctatcactgagccacaaacccaacccCTTGGCTTGTTTTTAATCTTATTGTTCTATGAAATTTAGTCAAAGTAGTTGTCTGTTTTTATATTAATGGAACTAATCATCCAGCTCTTTCACCCTTCAAGAGCAACTTTGCCTTTGTACAGTGTGGGCGTTGGTGGGTCCAGTATTAAATTCTGTTTGCTGAATTTTTTAAGAATGAGGCAAGAGAAATGTTCCGTTTTATCGCAATGTTAAGATATAGCTGTATAATGTATCTTATGGGATTTGAACCCCAGGTAGACCCATAAACCCCATAAAGTCCAAAGGTTttacccttcttttttttcctctttggtggCGCTGGTGATTAattcagggctttgtgcatgctaagcaaatgctttaCCCCTAAGCTATACCTcacccttcttattttttgagacaggatctcaccaagtttccTAAATTGgtcttgagcttgtgatcttcctgcctcagtctcccaatctCTGGGATcttaagcatgtgccaccacacctggctctgaaGAGTCTACTCTTAACCATCATGCTGCCCTGTATAATCCATTATGCTTCTTCTTTTGCTGTACATTTATTACTCACACTGGAGTGTATCTTATCTGCAGAGCCATAAGATAAGCAAATATATGTCTcagcagagaaggaaaattgGTTATGGGAAATATCAGTATATTTTAGAGTAGAATGTGAAGtttgcttaaatttttaaaaataaaaaatagtaaactGCAAATGCTTTTGATGACTGCTtcaggctgtgtccctgtatgGGATGTGTTAGCCTGCCTTAGGAGGAGCCCGTTGGTGAACAAAGTTGAAAAGCACTCAGGTTTAGCAGGTAGTTCATCTGAGAGCTGAGTGATTCCTTTCTTTGTTTCCCGTACCAGTTGAGTTGCACATTGCTGTGTCAAACATCTTAAACTTGGACAAAATATTTCACCTGTTACATTAAACAAAGATACAAACTTGCCAACTTCACACACTTTCAAGTTGTGTTAAGTCTTGTGGTTGGTTCCTGGATGCTCAGGTAAAGGGGTGTCGTGCATATTGAGGCAGATGTAGAGCTTGGCTCTTTGATTTTTAGTAGATAAATTAGTATTCATGTGATATCCCTTCATAATTTTAGGGAATTCAAACTGATGAGAAAGGTCATATTATAGTAGACGAATTCCAGAATACCAATGTCAAAGGTGTCTACGCTGTCGGGGACGTGTGTGGGAAAGCTCTTCTTACTCCAGGTAATGCTGGTCCCCTGTGTGCTATATAAAACTGTTCAGCTTTTCATAGTCAAATCCACTTCAGCAAAGTATCTTCATATCATCAAAATGGTAAAAATGTATTGACATGGATGTTGATTTGGAGGCCTGACATTTTCTGAACCatattcaattttctttaaaagacttAAGAAAATGCTTAGCAatagggactggggctgtggctcagtggtagcacacttgcctggcaagagtgaggcactgggtttgattctcagcaccacatataaataaataaaataaagatctatcaacaattaaaaaaatatatatattaaaaagaaaatgcttagcAATGACCAAAGGTTTTGTGTATACGATATGGTCACCCTCTGAAGTCTTTGAGTCACAGTTTTGTGTTGACAGTGGAAATGGCTTTTGGAAGAAGTCATTTAGATTAGCCTTGTAACTGATTCTCTTTGATTCCCCCATCCAGGACCTCAACCCATGTCCTGAGTTAAGGATCACATTCCAAGTTCTTTGTCTTACCTTTATCTAGTTAATGATGTCATTCCTTCAGATTTTGATCCATCTTTCTGAAGGACTTCATCAGATTTTCTAAAGTGCCCTGGGGATGTTGCTTCAGGATGGAAACCTATCCTGTTCCACACCCCAATTCTTTTATTTGCTTTAGAAGCTCtcttcccccaccaccacctgtatttattttttattttgttttgtattgttggtggtaatttctttattttttgtttgtttgttttttggtactagggattgaacacaggggcactcaactactgagccatatccccagccctattttgtattttatttagagacagggtctcactgaattgcctagtgccttgccattgctgaggctggctttgaattcacgatcctcctgtcttagcctttcaagccactgggattacaggtgtgtgtcactgcacccagcttttttttttaaggcagggtctcactaagttgcccaagtatATGTGATCCTCCTAAGgtaagcctcccaagtagctggcattgctgggattacaggcatatgtcacagTGCCTGGAtcctaatttattatttatttataactttttatttttggtaatagagattgaacccaggggtgctttaacactgagccacatccccagccctttttattttgagccttGCTAGTTTGCTTAGGGCATGGCTAAATTGCTAAGcctggcctcgaatttgcaatcctcctgcctcagcctcccaaattcctAGGATTATAAGCAAgcgtcaccatgcctggctctaatttattttttaattgaatttaaaaagagagagagagtgtataTATAACATGATTTGAAGTATTTATACATTGTGGATGTCTAAGACAAGCTAGGTAAGGTATATATTACCTCACATGTgtatctttctgttttgttttggtgagaACACTTTAATCTACTCcattagcaattttcaagtatataatatattgttattaacaaTAGTCAACATTTTACAGTAGATCTCTTAAGACTtagttgtgggctggggatgtggctcaagtgctcgcctggcatgcgtggggcgctgggttcgatccttagcaccacataaaaaataaaataaagatgttatatccaccaaaaactaaaaaataaatattaaaataattctctctctctttaaaaaaaaaaaaaaaagacttagttgtgctgactaaaaaaaaaagtttctagtgttggggatcaaatttAGGTCCTTGCACATTTTAGGCAAGCTCTGTGATACTGTTATACTCCCCAAACCCCCAAATGTAAGACTGTTAggaataaaaagggctaaggagaATAAacttctaggtttttgttttgtttttttcagtgctagggattaaacccagggtgttgggcatactaggcaagcactcaatcactgagttacctccccagccctttttaaaattttattttgaggcagggtcttgctaagttacttaggctggcctcaaatttatgatcctccttacctcaacctcctgagtagctgggcttACTCACCTGGCAAGAGTAACCTCTTATGTTAAAATATCTTACTGTGAAATGAATATGGTTATGAATAGAATCAGAGATGTGCAAAACTAATTTGTTCCATTAATATGTatcagggggctgggattgtggctcattggtagagtgctcgcctaggaattgcaaggtgctgggttcgatcctcagcaccacataaaaataaataaataaaggtatttaaaaataataaaatacaattttttttaaagtatcagaAAGCTAATATCATCACTAAATAGATTTACTGCCAGATGTTTGGAAACTTACCAATGTagcttgtttttctgtttttgttttgatagtAAATGGTAAAGAATTCTTATATGTCAGTGTTTTGAATTGTTAACTAAAGCTTGATACGTTTTCTTTGCTTTATCATTTTTTCAatctatatacatacacacttaaGTATCTATTTGTTAAAAACAAGGTTGTTCCCTTATGTAAACACAATACAGTTTTCAAAACGAGAAAACTTTATTATATCATGccagatagataaatagatagtaGAACAATTCTGCTGTTAAAATGAAcagtaaggggctggggctggggctcagaggaagagcgcttgcctagcaggtgtgaggtattgggttcgatcccttgtaaaataaaataaagcaaaggtattatgtctactcacaactaaaaaataaatgtttaaaaaaaaaatgaacagtaagataaacactgattttaaaatgtctttgtaGTTGCAATAGCTGCTGGCCGGAAACTTGCCCATAGACTTTTTGAATGCAAAGAAGATTCCAAATTAGACTATGACAACATCCCCACTGTGGTCTTCAGTCATCCCCCTATTGGGACGGTTGGACTCACAGAAGGTAGGTATTTAAAACAAGGTCATTTTATTACTTCTGTTCTCTTGTTGGCCCACTAAATCTTTCTCAGCCCCCAAATTACACTCCTTTTTTGGTTAGTCTCTGGGTACTACCAGCTCCAATTTATTCCTCAGCTACTAATATTTTGAAAGTATGGTTTCTTTTCTCCACACTACCCTGTTTGTCTTTCTGATGGTTCTTAGCTTACTTATTTgaactaattttaaatttaaacaaaaattgcaAAAAGAGTATAAAGGATTCCTATATATCTTTAATAATTTTGCTTTATCAGTTTTTTCAcgctatatacatacacatttaagTATCTATTTGTTAAAAACAAGGTTGTTCCCTTATATAAACACAATACagttttcaaaatgagaaaacttCAATTGATACAGTATTACCTAAACTTTAAATCTTATGCAAATTTTGCCAattatctaatgtcattttttacattttttccctcaAGTCCAGAATTTAGTCCAGATGATGTATTACCAGTAGCTTTTATACCTCTAGAGTATCCTTTAATCAAGAGACAAAATTCTTgagcctgtcttttttttttttttttttttagtgccatCGACATTTACTTTGTAGAATGTCCTTTATTTTGGTATTGTTTGATACATCTTGTGATTTAACTTAGGCTAAGTATTTCTGCCCAACTTTCTTTTTGATAGCTCAGTGtaattatttaggttttttttcttttttgataaatgcttttttttaatgtgcattaTAGATGAGGCTGttaataaatatggaaaagatAATGTGAAGATCTACTCAACCACGTTTACCCCAATGTATCACGCAGTGACCACAAGGAAAACTAAATGTGTGATGAAAATGGTTTGTGCCAACAAAGAGGAAAAGGTATGAAAAGAATTCAGTAAGCTAAACAATGCTTTGTAAAGTTGACAGGGATGCTGGTAGTTGTCTGGGACAGGAGATGGGGGAGACCAAGTAGGTAAGCTTACGGGTTCAACTAGGCAGTTCTACTTTAtcaactatatatacatattatatatataatatacacacacatatatacataatatatatgtcatattatatattatgtatatatgtatatatatcatatatataatttgtccttcatagtgttttatttagaaagaactttgcatttcccttaaaaaatgaggataaggactggggatgtcacatgttaggcaagtgagCAGTTGCCTCGCAtctgcaaggccctaggttcaatccccagcacacaaaaaaaaaaaaaaaaaaaaataggatcaaAACCCACCAAGAtgggggctagggttatagctcagcggtggagcacttgccttgtacttgtgaggtactgggttctatcctcagcaccacataaaaaaataaataaataaataaaataaataaagatatccgtcttaaaaaaaaaaatccttattaaaaaaaaaaacaaaaaacaccaagatgagctgggctgtagctcagcagcagagtacttgcttagcatggatgaggcactgggttctgccgcagtctggctgggcacaattcaggagccacttgtcaaaagaaatgaactttatttttagaaccacacatgccaaacaaaacagctcctcaggaaaacctgcagagcccaactgccaccaccggcttcccacaagcctctccacctcccccactcctcctgctcttgaggctgattggctgggttgcgtgggcagagccaaagaaaagtcccccaatgagcagctccgtggtctgaaagggcggggaaacagcccaatgagcatcaccgcagaggagtcaatcagttggcagctagaagtttgctggggccgctgtgagccaatcatctgctggcagctggaagtttgctggggccccttcagctgtggctctcaacagggttccatcctcagcaccacataaaagtaaacaaataaaataaagtcattctgttcatttacaactataaaaaaaaaaaaaaattttaaaggaaaaactggactggggttgtggctcagagctcttgccttgcatgcataaggcactgagtttgatcctcagcgccacatgaaataaagaaataaaggtattgtgttcaactacaactaaaaaacaaaaacagctatt
Encoded here:
- the Gsr gene encoding glutathione reductase, mitochondrial isoform X2 is translated as MWNTAVHSEFMHDHVDYGFQSCESKFNWRVIKEKRDAYVSRLNTIYRNNLTKSHIEIIHGHAAFTCDPQPTVEVNGKKYTAPHILIATGGVPSYPHESQIPGASLGITSDGFFQLEELPRRSVIVGAGYIAVEIAGILSALGSKTSLMIRHDKVLRNFDSLISSNCTEELENAGVEVLKYSQVKEVKRTSSGLEVSVITEVPGSKLTLTTIPDVDCLLWAIGRDPNSRGLNLNNLGIQTDEKGHIIVDEFQNTNVKGVYAVGDVCGKALLTPVAIAAGRKLAHRLFECKEDSKLDYDNIPTVVFSHPPIGTVGLTEDEAVNKYGKDNVKIYSTTFTPMYHAVTTRKTKCVMKMVCANKEEKVVGIHMQGIGCDEMLQGFAVAVKMGATKADFDNTVAIHPTSSEELVTLR